TATTGATCTGAGCTTCTATTAGTTGATCACAATTAAGTTTTTGTAAATCAAGCATCCGACCATTCAAATAATTTTTGCTAAAATTTTTTTCTACTATAGAAGCAAGGTCATCTCCTATTTCATAACAACAGCTATGAATTGAAGGTCCCATAATAACCTGAATATCAGTTGGTACACTACCAAACTCTTTTTGCATTACCTTTACTGTTTTAGGTGCAATTTGTAAAAAAGTTCCATTACGTCCTGCATGTATAGCAGCAATAATGTTACGTTTTGGATCAAACATTAAAATGGGGATGCAGTCTGCAACCATAACTGCTAAAGCAATATTAGGTTGATTTGTAATTATTGCATCGCAAGCTGATAATGGTTTAGTTTGTGGCGAT
This region of Hydrogenimonas thermophila genomic DNA includes:
- the pgeF gene encoding peptidoglycan editing factor PgeF; translated protein: MKIKYCFTNRHGGVSTPPYDSLNLAFHVGDNQENVIQNRKILQNKFNLQNIVWMDQVHSDNVQTVSSPQTKPLSACDAIITNQPNIALAVMVADCIPILMFDPKRNIIAAIHAGRNGTFLQIAPKTVKVMQKEFGSVPTDIQVIMGPSIHSCCYEIGDDLASIVEKNFSKNYLNGRMLDLQKLNCDQLIEAQINKNHIKISKICTCCNSDYFSYRKEGTTGRFAGVIWVEKSY